The following coding sequences are from one Streptomyces sp. NBC_01294 window:
- a CDS encoding GNAT family N-acetyltransferase yields MTATATASVSARQPVHTHHVEGFGTVTITPVDPAADSDLIHSWVTQERARFWGMGEAGRELVQEIYEDVDRRTTHHAYMVSRDGEQVALFQTYDCAEDRVSECYEVQPGDVGVHLLIGPIEGAAEHGFTGALMTAFIGFVFSDGTARRVVVEPDARNTKAVARMERSGFVLGPEVVLPEIDLPEVYLPAKPARLAFFNAPGAASEGTSGGTSGAASATG; encoded by the coding sequence ATGACCGCCACCGCCACCGCCTCCGTCTCCGCGAGACAGCCCGTTCACACCCACCACGTCGAGGGCTTCGGCACGGTCACCATCACCCCCGTCGACCCGGCCGCCGACTCCGACCTGATCCACAGCTGGGTCACGCAGGAGCGGGCCCGCTTCTGGGGCATGGGCGAGGCCGGCCGCGAACTGGTCCAGGAGATCTACGAGGACGTCGACCGCCGCACCACCCACCACGCCTACATGGTCAGCCGCGACGGCGAGCAAGTCGCGCTGTTCCAGACGTACGACTGCGCCGAGGACCGGGTCAGCGAGTGCTACGAGGTCCAGCCCGGGGACGTCGGCGTGCACCTGCTGATCGGCCCGATCGAGGGTGCGGCCGAGCACGGCTTCACCGGGGCCCTGATGACCGCCTTCATCGGGTTCGTGTTCTCCGACGGCACCGCGCGGCGCGTGGTCGTCGAACCGGACGCCCGCAACACCAAGGCCGTCGCCCGCATGGAGCGCTCCGGCTTCGTGCTCGGACCGGAGGTCGTCCTCCCGGAGATCGACCTGCCCGAGGTCTACCTCCCGGCGAAGCCGGCCCGGCTGGCCTTCTTCAACGCTCCGGGAGCCGCTTCGGAAGGCACTTCGGGAGGCACTTCGGGAGCCGCTTCGGCAACCGGCTGA
- a CDS encoding serine/threonine protein kinase, which produces MTSQNLHIGPDAAADRYRLLRSIGRGGEAVLYLAEIELAGGSEPVVVKVLDSKTTITPDVFDRISQKWNEQAELLRFVHRPGVVGVREHFEGPPIHRPGESSTLTGRALVLVMNHVDGLDLRDWRAERTLATAAERREVMRTLEQLADVLDWLHSGKATPSGRQVIHGDLSPGNVMVDEHGQATLVDFGLSKLTADHQTAEVWFTPGYAAPEVFDGKRTPGTDRYAFGAIAYFLLSGESPPATAEQLAHALAALPQIAALDAEQRARITSIYAADPGKRPVNLAGWMKDVRHAVVSTTTSTSQRVVQDTPPRPAAPPVSVVPPQPATPPPVAAQPTTPPPVAAQPVSQPPVSQPPVSQPPAAPPPAAYVPTAAATVPDPGPDPATVPAQAPLPESVPAGYGPTYHLNPAPAPMPAPVPAPEPPRPKKRRTGLILGSAAAVLVLAALAVAGVQLLGDKDKDKSGGVQAGGSTPSAGGATSAPADPMPSASRATPSDPPGSGSGPSGSPGPSDPGTAPASNVADLTNLQPIDGLNGLRVEAATLNTKSYGSSFIADCSQTSSAEFNLNRAWSQLEFTAGIADNSPVERGRISVSIDDQPALFNEEVVLGKPVSKTVEVKGALRLRIRVEDTCGLKDGYVVLASPTLKR; this is translated from the coding sequence TTGACCAGTCAGAACCTGCACATCGGTCCGGACGCGGCGGCGGACCGGTACCGCCTGCTCCGGTCGATCGGGCGCGGCGGGGAGGCCGTGCTCTATCTCGCGGAGATCGAACTCGCCGGCGGATCCGAGCCCGTGGTCGTCAAGGTGCTCGACTCCAAGACGACCATCACGCCCGACGTCTTCGACCGGATCAGCCAGAAGTGGAACGAGCAGGCCGAACTGCTGCGGTTCGTCCACCGGCCCGGAGTCGTCGGCGTACGGGAGCACTTCGAGGGGCCGCCGATCCACCGGCCCGGGGAGTCCTCGACCCTCACCGGGCGGGCGCTCGTCCTCGTCATGAACCACGTCGACGGGCTGGACCTGCGGGACTGGCGGGCCGAGCGGACCCTCGCCACCGCCGCCGAACGGCGCGAGGTGATGCGCACGCTGGAGCAGCTGGCCGACGTACTGGACTGGCTGCACTCGGGCAAGGCCACCCCGTCGGGCCGCCAGGTCATCCACGGCGACCTCTCCCCCGGCAATGTGATGGTCGACGAGCACGGGCAGGCCACGCTGGTGGACTTCGGCCTCAGCAAGCTGACCGCCGACCACCAGACGGCGGAGGTCTGGTTCACCCCGGGCTACGCCGCTCCCGAGGTCTTCGACGGCAAGCGGACGCCGGGCACGGACCGGTACGCCTTCGGGGCGATCGCGTACTTCCTGCTGAGCGGGGAGTCGCCGCCCGCCACGGCGGAGCAGCTGGCGCACGCCCTGGCGGCGCTCCCGCAGATCGCCGCGCTGGACGCCGAGCAGCGGGCGCGGATCACCTCGATCTACGCGGCCGACCCGGGGAAGCGGCCGGTGAACCTGGCCGGCTGGATGAAGGACGTCCGCCACGCGGTGGTGTCGACGACCACCTCCACCTCGCAGCGGGTCGTGCAGGACACCCCGCCGCGCCCGGCCGCGCCGCCGGTGTCGGTGGTCCCCCCGCAGCCCGCCACGCCGCCGCCGGTGGCCGCGCAGCCCACGACCCCGCCGCCGGTGGCTGCTCAGCCCGTGTCCCAGCCTCCCGTGTCGCAGCCGCCCGTGTCCCAGCCTCCCGCGGCACCGCCGCCCGCGGCGTACGTGCCCACGGCCGCGGCGACGGTGCCGGATCCCGGCCCTGATCCGGCCACGGTCCCGGCCCAGGCCCCGCTCCCCGAGTCGGTGCCCGCCGGGTACGGGCCGACGTACCACCTGAACCCGGCACCGGCTCCAATGCCGGCCCCCGTCCCGGCCCCCGAGCCGCCGCGCCCGAAGAAGCGGCGGACCGGCCTGATCCTCGGCTCGGCGGCCGCGGTGCTGGTGCTGGCCGCCCTCGCGGTGGCCGGCGTACAGCTCCTGGGCGACAAGGACAAGGACAAGAGCGGGGGCGTCCAGGCGGGCGGCTCCACCCCGAGCGCCGGAGGCGCCACCAGCGCTCCCGCCGATCCCATGCCCTCCGCCTCGCGCGCCACCCCGTCGGACCCGCCGGGCAGCGGGTCCGGCCCGTCGGGCAGTCCGGGGCCGAGCGACCCCGGCACCGCGCCCGCGAGCAACGTGGCGGACCTGACCAACCTCCAGCCCATCGACGGGCTGAACGGCCTGCGGGTGGAGGCCGCCACGCTGAACACCAAGTCCTACGGCAGCTCCTTCATCGCGGACTGCTCGCAGACCTCGTCCGCCGAGTTCAACCTCAACCGGGCCTGGTCCCAGCTGGAGTTCACGGCCGGGATCGCCGACAACTCGCCCGTCGAGCGGGGCCGCATCTCCGTCTCCATCGACGACCAGCCCGCCCTCTTCAACGAGGAGGTCGTCCTGGGCAAGCCGGTCTCCAAGACGGTGGAGGTCAAGGGCGCCCTGCGGCTGCGGATCCGGGTGGAGGACACCTGCGGCCTCAAGGACGGGTACGTCG